In Helianthus annuus cultivar XRQ/B chromosome 8, HanXRQr2.0-SUNRISE, whole genome shotgun sequence, a single genomic region encodes these proteins:
- the LOC110873869 gene encoding serine/arginine-rich splicing factor SR45a: MSYSRRSRYSPSPSPSPPHKRYSRSVSRSRSRSRSRSRSYDASDIENPGNSLYVTGLSRRVTKRDLEKHFSAEGKVEDVRLVIDPWTRESRGFGFVSMSSIKEADSCIKYLDGSVLDGRVITVEKARRRRGRTPTPGRYLGLRTVHVRRRSPTYSPYSRSRSPSYSSERSRSYSPDYSRRRRRSYSRSTSPYSRRRSYSPTPDDYRRRRSHRRSRSYTPEDRYYRSRGRYRSRDSSPDYRSSSRYYSPDYRRYRSVSRSVSPPPRRDYRSRSVRYRRVSRSVSSSPRRHYRSYSSSMSPVRSRRGHSPSVSPRSPSSGSSRSASPSS; this comes from the exons ATGTCATACTCGAGGAGATCAAGGTACTCTCCTTCTCCTTCGCCTTCGCCACCACACAAACGATACAGCAGGTCTGTATCAAGGTCCAGGTCCAGATCGAGATCCAGGAGTCG GAGCTATGATGCAAGTGACATTGAAAACCCTGGAAACAGTTTGTATGTGACTGGTTTATCACGGCGAGTTACGAAGAGAGATCTTGAGAAGCATTTCTCAGCAGAGGGAAAG GTGGAAGACGTCCGCCTTGTGATAGATCCTTGGACACGGGAATCTCGTGGATTTGGGTTTGTATCCATGTCCAGTATTAAGGAAGCTGATAGTTGCATCAAGTACCTAGATGGTTCTGTTCTTGATGGTCGTGTCATCACTGTGGAGAAG GCCAGGAGGCGAAGAGGGCGCACCCCCACTCCAGGAAGATACCTTGGACTGAGGACCGTACATG TTCGTCGTCGATCCCCAACATATTCTCCTTATTCAAGAAGCCGTTCTCCTTCTTACTCATCTGAAAGGTCAAGGTCATACTCTCCAGATTACAGTAGGCGCCGTCGTCGGTCATACTCCCGTTCTACTTCCCCATACAGTAGACGTAGGTCCTACTCCCCAACCCCAGACGACTACCGTAGGAGGAGGAGCCACCGACGTTCCAGATCTTACACTCCAGAAGACCGTTACTACAGAAGCCGAGGTCGCTACCGTTCTAGGGACTCTTCACCAGACTACAGAAGTTCAAGCAGGTACTACTCACCTGACTACAGGCGCTACAGGAGTGTTTCTAGAAGTGTGTCACCTCCTCCAAGGAGGGATTACAGGAGCAGAAGCGTGCGTTATCGGCGTGTTTCTAGAAGCGTGTCTTCTTCTCCAAGGAGGCATTACAGAAGCTATTCTTCTAGCATGTCGCCTGTTAGGTCAAGAAGGGGGCATTCTCCTAGTGTATCCCCGAGATCTCCCTCAAGTGGCAGTAGCAGGTCTGCTTCTCCTAGTAGTTAA